A genomic region of Psychrobacter sp. M13 contains the following coding sequences:
- a CDS encoding TIGR00645 family protein gives MLKKIELSLEKTIFNSRWILAPFYLGLVLGIILLFIKFIQKLWYMIADIFVSTEADVIVGILILVDIALVASLLLIIIFSGYEIFVSKIDTGEHDDRPAWMGKIDFSGLKLKVIGAIVAISAIDLLKSFMNISNEISEGEADKLMWKVIIHMTFVLSGLLFALMDKVVGDTKKH, from the coding sequence ATGTTGAAGAAAATTGAGTTATCACTGGAGAAAACGATTTTTAATAGTCGTTGGATACTAGCTCCTTTTTATCTAGGTTTGGTATTAGGCATCATTTTACTATTCATCAAATTTATCCAAAAATTATGGTATATGATCGCCGATATCTTTGTTTCGACCGAAGCTGACGTTATTGTTGGTATTCTAATATTAGTCGATATTGCTTTAGTTGCCAGTTTACTGCTCATTATTATCTTTAGTGGCTATGAGATTTTTGTCTCAAAAATTGATACGGGCGAGCATGATGATCGACCTGCTTGGATGGGTAAGATAGATTTTTCTGGTCTAAAGTTAAAAGTAATTGGCGCTATTGTCGCTATCTCGGCAATCGATCTCTTAAAATCATTTATGAATATATCTAATGAGATAAGCGAAGGTGAAGCTGATAAGTTAATGTGGAAAGTCATTATTCATATGACCTTTGTGTTGTCTGGATTGTTATTTGCCCTTATGGACAAAGTAGTTGGTGATACCAAAAAGCACTAA
- a CDS encoding lipopolysaccharide assembly protein LapB yields the protein MRRIKCMHRINCPIGLALILSIASLPLYAAPFTPANDQQILAILPTNAAPPLYSNAQSFSTSTKPLNNMQTEQLLERAYLQGDPRALGQAQAHLDQTTNQDTATLMLKARALQSDHKFDKAKDTLEQILAKEPNNPDALLTLSSLLVVEGQYKPAMEHCKKLNDSSLQVYQLACMAQIQTMTGQLEQAKQTLNALASIASGLDPSTARWIYLIQADAALRSRDTDLAEQVFRVMDSDTVPALMAQADWLLKTGQYSQARQLLQDHTDKDALLLRLITAQLKLKDPKAQQNLALMKERMEVLQLREESAHIREQATYALLTNQLDSALELARANWQQQRETADIILYATAAIKTGSDKDIEVIQQFITDNNYEYPALERDLRLGKISGCLDCQTSDIQASSRSAYRSDFFIHDSLSSLLNLKALGTTNAMNAVDRLGTINPINTVRAVSPLSIKEIPL from the coding sequence ATGCGCAGAATAAAATGCATGCATAGAATCAACTGTCCTATTGGCTTGGCTCTGATATTATCTATAGCTAGCCTACCGCTATATGCTGCACCCTTTACCCCAGCTAACGATCAACAAATACTAGCGATCCTCCCTACAAACGCAGCGCCTCCTCTTTATAGCAATGCCCAAAGCTTTTCGACATCGACCAAACCCCTTAATAATATGCAAACCGAGCAGCTTTTAGAGCGTGCTTATCTGCAAGGTGATCCACGAGCGCTAGGGCAAGCACAAGCCCATCTCGATCAAACCACCAATCAAGACACTGCAACGCTAATGTTAAAAGCACGGGCGCTGCAATCTGATCATAAATTCGATAAGGCCAAAGATACTTTGGAGCAAATATTAGCCAAAGAGCCTAATAACCCCGATGCCCTACTAACCTTATCGTCCTTGCTAGTCGTAGAAGGTCAATACAAACCTGCTATGGAGCATTGCAAAAAGCTTAATGATAGCTCATTACAAGTCTATCAACTCGCCTGTATGGCGCAGATCCAGACGATGACAGGCCAGCTTGAGCAAGCTAAACAAACTTTAAATGCTCTTGCTAGTATCGCATCCGGACTTGACCCCTCTACTGCTCGCTGGATATACCTTATCCAAGCTGATGCCGCTTTGCGTAGTCGAGATACCGATCTTGCCGAGCAAGTCTTTAGAGTTATGGATAGCGATACGGTGCCCGCGCTCATGGCGCAAGCAGACTGGCTATTAAAGACGGGGCAATACAGCCAAGCCCGCCAGCTCCTCCAAGATCATACCGATAAAGACGCACTACTGCTCAGGCTTATTACCGCTCAGCTTAAGCTTAAAGATCCAAAGGCGCAGCAAAATCTTGCACTTATGAAGGAACGTATGGAGGTCTTACAATTACGTGAAGAGAGCGCTCATATTCGCGAGCAAGCTACTTACGCGCTACTGACTAATCAGCTTGACTCAGCACTTGAGCTGGCTCGTGCAAACTGGCAGCAACAGCGTGAGACTGCCGATATTATTCTTTATGCAACCGCTGCCATCAAAACAGGCAGTGACAAGGATATCGAAGTTATTCAACAGTTTATTACCGATAATAACTATGAGTACCCTGCTCTAGAGCGCGACTTGCGCTTAGGTAAAATCAGTGGCTGCTTAGACTGTCAAACCTCTGATATTCAAGCTTCTAGCAGATCCGCTTACCGTTCTGACTTTTTTATTCATGATTCATTGAGCAGTCTTTTAAATCTAAAAGCCTTAGGCACGACTAACGCTATGAATGCTGTTGATCGGCTAGGTACAATAAACCCTATTAATACAGTGCGAGCAGTTAGTCCATTATCTATTAAGGAGATACCACTATGA
- a CDS encoding zinc-dependent peptidase, producing MFSIIKDWREQRILDNSPFKRADWQQAAQKIPILDRLTEDELTRLFDLATLLLDDKSFSGAQGFVITDSVKRSIALQACLPILNLSLEWYAGWSSIIIYPGAFKNDSTTIDEMGIVHQNSHSRSGEAWLRGPVILSWSDAKHSGERDGHNVVIHEFVHKLDMLNGRANGFPPLQPDMDASRWTQTMEHGFADFQKHRKAGLDRYGATNPAEFFAVLSEVFFETPSKLVDAYPEIYAIMVKFFRQDPLESAI from the coding sequence ATGTTTAGCATAATAAAGGACTGGCGCGAACAGCGTATCTTAGATAACAGCCCATTTAAACGCGCTGACTGGCAGCAAGCCGCGCAGAAAATTCCGATACTCGATAGATTGACAGAGGACGAGCTCACTCGACTATTTGATTTGGCGACTTTACTGCTCGATGATAAATCTTTTAGTGGCGCGCAAGGCTTTGTTATCACCGATAGTGTAAAACGCTCCATTGCTCTACAAGCTTGCCTGCCTATCTTAAATCTGAGCCTTGAGTGGTATGCAGGCTGGTCGTCTATTATTATCTACCCAGGCGCTTTTAAGAACGATAGTACGACTATCGATGAGATGGGCATCGTCCATCAAAACAGTCATAGCCGTAGCGGCGAGGCATGGCTACGTGGTCCTGTGATTCTGTCATGGAGTGATGCCAAGCACTCAGGCGAGCGCGATGGTCATAACGTGGTGATTCATGAGTTTGTGCATAAGCTCGATATGTTGAACGGTCGCGCTAATGGCTTTCCGCCGCTACAGCCTGATATGGATGCCAGTCGCTGGACGCAGACTATGGAGCACGGTTTTGCGGACTTTCAAAAGCATCGTAAGGCGGGACTCGATCGTTATGGCGCGACCAATCCAGCAGAGTTCTTTGCGGTATTGAGCGAAGTGTTTTTTGAAACGCCAAGTAAGTTGGTTGATGCTTATCCTGAGATTTATGCGATTATGGTAAAGTTTTTTCGGCAAGATCCGCTTGAGTCAGCTATTTAG
- a CDS encoding HupE/UreJ family protein produces MSVFCSLIWRHTYRYLTLLVLILTCTTLQAHEASTAYLNLEPTSAESGADNTYNAEYELSLRDLALLINIDANNDSQVSWAEVKSQSTLIEQLIGAQVKLSTDTQACQPTDFAPLAINNRGGFNYLYTNFKLSCSAPISSLDYQVLAGVDANHRLILTQIEGGLPVQVMAVGQSPLGAAADTGWLATATIFLKSGIHHLLIGWDHLLFLFVLLIPAVYSRKEHGLVAVSKPKAALVEVFWIATSFTLAHSITLTLAALDIVSIPAAFIESVIALSIAFAALNNLVPMLRVRAIYLAFVFGLIHGFGFANVLVDLPLATSERVLALLSFNVGIELGQLVFILVVFPIALLLRHTQFYKIAIFYLGSLISVAIALWWFAERAF; encoded by the coding sequence ATGAGTGTCTTTTGTAGCCTCATCTGGCGTCATACTTATCGCTACTTAACTTTACTGGTGCTAATACTGACTTGTACGACGCTACAGGCTCACGAAGCCAGTACCGCTTATCTAAATCTAGAACCCACTAGCGCTGAAAGTGGCGCTGATAATACTTATAATGCTGAATATGAGCTGTCCCTGCGAGATCTCGCACTGCTTATCAATATAGATGCCAACAATGACAGTCAAGTCAGCTGGGCTGAGGTGAAGTCCCAATCGACACTGATAGAGCAGCTGATTGGCGCTCAAGTCAAGCTTAGTACAGATACCCAAGCTTGCCAACCCACCGACTTTGCGCCGCTTGCGATCAATAATCGCGGCGGTTTTAATTATTTATATACTAATTTCAAACTAAGCTGCTCAGCACCCATCTCAAGCCTTGACTATCAGGTACTAGCAGGTGTCGATGCCAATCATCGCCTGATCTTGACCCAGATAGAGGGCGGGCTACCCGTGCAAGTCATGGCAGTGGGACAAAGTCCATTAGGAGCAGCTGCCGATACAGGCTGGCTGGCGACAGCGACTATATTCCTAAAGAGCGGTATTCACCATCTATTGATCGGCTGGGATCATCTACTGTTCTTATTTGTGTTACTTATCCCCGCCGTATATTCTCGCAAGGAACATGGATTAGTAGCTGTCAGCAAACCAAAAGCCGCGCTAGTTGAGGTGTTTTGGATCGCCACCTCATTTACCCTCGCCCATTCCATCACTTTAACACTGGCGGCTCTAGATATCGTCAGTATCCCAGCCGCCTTTATCGAGTCTGTCATCGCTCTATCGATAGCCTTTGCTGCGCTCAATAACTTAGTGCCTATGTTACGGGTGCGTGCTATCTATCTAGCGTTTGTGTTTGGCTTGATTCACGGTTTTGGTTTTGCCAATGTGTTAGTAGATCTACCATTAGCGACCAGCGAGCGTGTATTAGCACTATTGAGCTTCAACGTAGGTATTGAGCTTGGACAATTAGTATTCATCTTAGTAGTATTCCCGATAGCGCTATTACTACGTCATACGCAGTTTTATAAGATAGCTATATTTTATTTGGGCTCG
- a CDS encoding sugar transporter produces the protein MKPTVQAQPDSRRTQYFRVILMGISAFVINTTEFVPVALLTDIAQDFSITTAETGWMLTLYAWIVAALSLPLMLLTGKLERKRLLLAVFVVFIASHVLTVFAWNFEILMISRIGAASAHAIFWSITAAIALRVAPKGKGALALSVIAMGTSLAMVLGVPIGRLIGQWFGWRTTFAGIGVMALIIFILQAKLLPTLPSQFDGDYKKVPELLKNPLLVGLYLFILLAFTAHYTAYSYIEPFMREVGFISESSVTLMLLVFGGAGLIGSVLFSRWGEGSSQTLLVISSLLLALSMLVLLWVVTSIWLLSAIAMIWGTVLMLLILAVQAKVIIIDKNAQDVVMAMFSGIINLGIGAGALIGGYTVTHLTLPFIGFVGAAIAALALMLILFMIKRFARLR, from the coding sequence ATGAAACCTACTGTCCAAGCCCAGCCAGACTCTCGCCGAACCCAATATTTTCGAGTTATATTAATGGGCATTAGCGCATTTGTGATCAATACCACAGAGTTCGTTCCTGTAGCGCTGTTGACCGATATCGCGCAAGACTTTTCTATTACTACGGCCGAGACAGGGTGGATGTTGACCTTGTATGCTTGGATCGTCGCTGCCTTGTCACTACCACTGATGTTATTGACAGGTAAGCTTGAGCGCAAACGCTTACTGCTAGCAGTATTTGTAGTATTTATCGCCAGCCATGTGCTGACTGTTTTTGCGTGGAATTTTGAGATATTGATGATCAGCCGTATCGGTGCGGCCTCAGCGCATGCGATATTTTGGTCGATTACCGCAGCCATAGCCCTGCGCGTAGCACCCAAAGGTAAAGGAGCGCTAGCACTAAGTGTCATAGCTATGGGCACCTCATTAGCTATGGTACTTGGCGTACCTATAGGGCGCTTGATCGGGCAATGGTTCGGTTGGCGGACTACTTTTGCGGGTATCGGCGTTATGGCGCTTATTATTTTTATCCTGCAGGCTAAGCTGTTACCGACTTTGCCCAGTCAGTTTGACGGTGATTATAAAAAAGTGCCAGAGCTGCTCAAGAATCCTTTGTTAGTGGGACTGTACTTATTTATTTTACTGGCATTTACCGCTCACTATACTGCTTATTCTTATATCGAGCCTTTTATGCGGGAGGTGGGATTTATTAGTGAAAGCTCAGTGACCTTAATGCTATTAGTATTTGGCGGGGCAGGGCTTATTGGCAGCGTGTTGTTTAGCCGGTGGGGTGAGGGATCGAGTCAAACCTTACTCGTCATATCTTCGCTATTGTTAGCGCTGTCGATGCTTGTCCTATTATGGGTGGTGACCTCGATATGGCTGTTGAGTGCAATTGCAATGATTTGGGGCACTGTGCTGATGCTACTGATACTTGCCGTTCAGGCAAAAGTCATTATAATCGATAAAAATGCTCAAGATGTGGTGATGGCGATGTTCTCAGGTATTATCAATCTGGGTATTGGCGCAGGCGCACTGATTGGTGGCTATACGGTCACCCACCTGACGCTGCCTTTTATCGGTTTTGTAGGCGCAGCGATTGCGGCTTTAGCTCTAATGCTAATACTATTTATGATAAAACGCTTTGCTAGGTTACGTTAG
- a CDS encoding DUF4331 domain-containing protein — translation MRHTATALIAAMAICASATALASSHREAPSITKSPKVDATDLYMFNSYENGRQDYVTIIANYLPLQDAYGGPNYFSLDDDALYEIHVDNNGDAVEDITFQFRFTQQLNSIELDTDGDPSTAKVAVPLVNIGNATMPGNVQTNESYAINMVKGDRRSTDRTALGSYQKPFDYIGTKSFPNDSYPAYANGFVKTLDMGSCANGKMGKVFVGQRAESFAIDLGRVFDLINLDPVGSRDGGTNILANKNVTSIAMEVPKSCLVNSTLAVDSDGNGSLDKVDPVIGAWTTASVRQATLVNPSPESGISTTTKKGGAWTQVSRLGMPLVNEVVIGLKDKDKFNASEPKDDVDKFKDYVFYPTLPKLIEILFADKGVVAPTNFPRQDLVTAFLTGVPTINKPANANQVPGDMLRLNTSIATKPANNQDDLGVIAGDNAGFPNGRRPGDDVTDVSLRVAMGKLCKLNISCVSDDAPAGDFPYTDRVRKTAAEFDSVFPYLRTPNPGATDTNSNVS, via the coding sequence ATGAGACATACTGCAACCGCCCTTATAGCAGCCATGGCCATTTGTGCCAGTGCAACTGCTCTCGCTTCAAGCCATCGTGAAGCCCCTTCTATTACTAAATCGCCAAAAGTCGACGCTACTGACCTATATATGTTCAATAGTTATGAGAATGGCCGACAAGATTATGTCACCATTATCGCTAACTATCTGCCATTGCAGGATGCTTATGGCGGACCTAATTATTTCTCACTCGATGACGATGCTCTGTATGAAATCCATGTCGATAACAACGGCGATGCGGTCGAGGACATCACTTTCCAGTTTAGATTTACTCAACAGCTAAATAGCATTGAGCTTGATACTGATGGCGATCCAAGTACAGCAAAGGTTGCAGTACCTCTTGTTAACATTGGCAACGCTACTATGCCAGGTAACGTACAAACCAATGAGAGCTATGCTATCAACATGGTCAAAGGCGATCGACGCAGTACCGATCGTACCGCTTTAGGTAGCTATCAAAAGCCTTTTGATTACATCGGTACTAAGTCTTTCCCAAATGATAGCTATCCAGCCTATGCGAATGGCTTTGTTAAAACCCTAGATATGGGCAGCTGCGCAAATGGAAAAATGGGTAAAGTATTCGTCGGTCAACGCGCTGAGAGCTTCGCTATTGATTTGGGTAGAGTGTTCGATCTTATCAATCTAGACCCAGTCGGCAGTCGCGACGGTGGCACCAATATCTTAGCTAACAAAAACGTAACCTCTATCGCTATGGAAGTGCCAAAATCCTGTCTAGTTAACTCAACGCTAGCAGTAGACTCAGACGGTAATGGCAGCTTAGATAAAGTTGATCCTGTGATTGGCGCTTGGACGACTGCGAGCGTACGTCAAGCCACTTTAGTGAATCCATCGCCTGAATCTGGTATTAGCACGACAACCAAAAAAGGTGGCGCTTGGACGCAAGTGTCAAGACTAGGTATGCCACTGGTCAATGAAGTGGTTATCGGACTCAAAGATAAAGACAAATTTAATGCCTCAGAGCCAAAAGACGATGTGGATAAATTTAAGGATTACGTCTTCTATCCTACGCTTCCTAAATTAATTGAGATATTATTCGCAGATAAAGGGGTAGTAGCACCTACTAACTTCCCGCGTCAAGATCTAGTCACAGCGTTTTTAACAGGTGTACCCACTATTAATAAACCTGCTAATGCGAATCAAGTACCTGGAGATATGCTGCGCCTAAATACTAGTATTGCTACCAAACCTGCTAATAATCAAGATGATTTAGGGGTGATTGCTGGTGATAATGCAGGATTCCCGAATGGTCGCCGACCTGGTGATGATGTCACTGATGTCTCATTACGAGTAGCTATGGGTAAGCTGTGTAAACTCAATATTTCCTGCGTGTCTGATGACGCTCCTGCTGGTGACTTTCCATACACTGATCGTGTCCGCAAAACAGCCGCTGAGTTTGATTCAGTCTTTCCGTATCTAAGAACGCCTAACCCAGGCGCTACAGATACTAACTCAAACGTTTCATAA